A region from the Kribbella shirazensis genome encodes:
- a CDS encoding aldo/keto reductase, whose amino-acid sequence MDYRQLGATGLKVSGLCLGAMMFGARTDEQDSRTILQAFTDAGGNFIDTADVYNAGASEEVVGRWLKAQRREDYVIATKVYGRMGPLPNDQGLSRKHILDAVDASLRRLGTDYIDLYQLHLWDNETPLTETLSTLDTLVRAGKVRYIGVSNFSGWQLQKAVDLCAHNGWAPLSSLQPLYTLLDRSPEWELLPVCKNEGLGVITWSPLRSGWLSGAFHRGMTAPPADSKVSTPGTHSWDRYANDHTWHVIDELTAVAAEAGRTLPQVAVRWLMQRPGVTAPIIGPRTPAYLDDLLGAAEFELPPELMERLDTASRPESLPYPYFLADTAR is encoded by the coding sequence ATGGACTACAGACAACTTGGAGCGACCGGGCTCAAGGTCAGTGGGTTGTGTCTTGGGGCGATGATGTTCGGGGCGCGGACGGATGAGCAGGACAGTCGGACGATCTTGCAGGCGTTCACCGACGCCGGTGGGAACTTCATCGACACGGCCGACGTGTACAACGCCGGCGCGTCGGAGGAGGTGGTCGGGCGGTGGTTGAAGGCGCAGCGGCGTGAGGACTACGTGATCGCGACCAAGGTCTACGGACGGATGGGTCCGCTGCCGAACGATCAGGGGCTGTCCCGCAAGCACATCCTGGACGCGGTCGACGCGAGCCTGCGGCGTCTCGGTACGGACTACATCGACCTGTATCAACTGCATCTCTGGGACAACGAGACTCCGTTGACCGAAACGCTGTCCACGCTCGACACGCTCGTGCGCGCCGGCAAGGTCCGCTACATCGGTGTCAGCAACTTCTCCGGATGGCAGCTGCAGAAGGCGGTCGACCTCTGTGCGCACAACGGTTGGGCGCCGTTGTCGAGCCTCCAGCCGCTCTACACCCTGCTCGACCGCTCACCCGAGTGGGAGCTGCTGCCGGTGTGCAAGAACGAAGGGCTGGGCGTCATCACCTGGTCGCCGCTGCGGTCGGGCTGGTTGTCCGGCGCGTTCCACCGCGGGATGACGGCACCACCCGCGGACAGCAAGGTTTCCACGCCGGGCACGCATTCCTGGGACCGCTACGCCAACGACCACACCTGGCACGTGATCGACGAGCTCACAGCGGTCGCGGCCGAGGCCGGGCGCACCCTTCCGCAGGTGGCGGTGCGGTGGCTGATGCAGCGCCCCGGCGTCACGGCGCCGATCATCGGCCCGCGGACACCGGCGTACCTCGACGATCTCCTCGGTGCCGCGGAGTTCGAACTCCCGCCGGAGCTGATGGAGCGTCTCGACACCGCGAGCCGCCCGGAGTCCCTGCCGTACCCCTACTTCCTCGCCGACACCGCGCGATAG
- a CDS encoding IS110 family transposase, translating to MKEAASMVSRVVVGADVHKRTHTFVAVDDAGRKLGELTVKADTSGHDKAVRWVQREFGAEGVGVKWGIEDCRHLSARLEIDLLDAGQQVVRVPPKMMAEQRRTARTRGKSDPIDALAVARAVLREPGLPEASHDEASRELKLLVDHRDDLVAQRTQVINRFRWHLHRIDPTVDPAPKALKRAATRRQLAEFLAGRSGIDARLARELLADIDAVTGRVNALEKEIAALAVVQAPALLELPGCGALTAAKIVGETAGIARFAHEAKYAMHAGAAPIPVWSGRTKGRVRLNKSGNRQLNAALHRIAVTQIRRGGLGKTYYDKRLAAGDTKTEALRCLKRRLARVVFNTLKNNPSTTAATRLAAAA from the coding sequence GTGAAGGAGGCAGCCTCCATGGTGTCACGGGTTGTTGTTGGTGCCGATGTGCACAAGCGGACGCACACGTTCGTCGCGGTCGACGACGCCGGGCGCAAGCTCGGCGAACTCACGGTGAAGGCCGACACATCCGGTCACGACAAGGCCGTCCGATGGGTCCAGCGTGAGTTCGGGGCTGAGGGTGTCGGGGTGAAGTGGGGCATCGAGGACTGCCGTCACCTGTCCGCGCGACTGGAGATCGACCTGCTCGACGCCGGGCAGCAGGTGGTGCGGGTGCCGCCGAAGATGATGGCCGAACAACGCCGTACTGCCCGCACCCGTGGCAAGTCCGACCCGATCGACGCGCTCGCGGTCGCCCGGGCCGTGCTGCGTGAGCCCGGCCTGCCCGAGGCGAGCCATGACGAGGCGTCGCGGGAGTTGAAGTTGCTGGTTGATCACCGCGATGATCTGGTCGCTCAGCGCACCCAGGTCATCAACCGGTTCCGCTGGCATCTGCACCGGATCGACCCCACCGTGGACCCGGCGCCGAAGGCGCTGAAGCGAGCCGCCACCCGCCGCCAGCTCGCGGAGTTCCTGGCCGGCCGGTCCGGGATCGATGCGCGGCTGGCCCGCGAGCTCCTCGCCGACATCGACGCGGTGACCGGGCGGGTGAACGCGCTGGAGAAGGAGATCGCCGCCCTGGCAGTTGTCCAGGCTCCCGCGCTGCTCGAGCTGCCCGGCTGTGGCGCGCTGACCGCGGCGAAGATCGTCGGTGAGACCGCCGGGATCGCCCGGTTCGCTCACGAGGCCAAGTACGCCATGCACGCCGGGGCCGCACCGATCCCGGTCTGGTCCGGGCGCACCAAAGGCCGGGTCCGGCTGAACAAGTCCGGCAACCGCCAGCTCAACGCCGCCTTGCACCGCATCGCGGTCACCCAGATCCGTCGCGGCGGCCTCGGCAAGACCTACTACGACAAACGCCTCGCTGCCGGCGACACCAAGACCGAAGCCCTGCGCTGCCTCAAACGGCGACTCGCCCGCGTCGTGTTCAACACCCTCAAAAACAACCCGTCAACCACGGCCGCCACCAGACTCGCAGCCGCGGCTTGA
- a CDS encoding LLM class flavin-dependent oxidoreductase, which produces MRLGLYLNLYGTPDERPQLADAVEQARLAEQAGFEWVVLGERHLHRPGYHEILTSMTWLAAHTSRIGIATAGIVAPLYDPVVLAETLAHIDVLSGGRLTAGFVLGYRPEEFALYGVTQRERVARFEEGLEILTRLWTSDEVTYEGKFNTIQEAYLSPRPVQSPRPRLWNGGRVSAVLERTARMCDGWTTSFNELDADLPAKISEYLSYPRGAGTLGQEVILCREGYCADTSQDARKALEEPLRDLYDAYTGWKRTSTDAARYTQGWDAIADRSVIGSRAECADRLSHYEQMGADGIILRIQPPGMPQADALRAIESFGEIL; this is translated from the coding sequence ATGCGGCTGGGTCTGTATCTGAACCTCTACGGCACCCCGGACGAGCGGCCGCAACTGGCGGACGCCGTCGAGCAGGCGCGGCTGGCCGAGCAGGCCGGATTCGAGTGGGTCGTGCTGGGCGAGCGGCACCTGCATCGGCCCGGGTACCACGAGATCCTGACGTCGATGACGTGGCTGGCGGCACACACCTCACGGATCGGGATCGCGACCGCGGGGATCGTGGCGCCGCTGTACGACCCCGTCGTACTCGCGGAGACGCTGGCGCACATCGACGTACTGTCCGGCGGACGGCTGACGGCCGGGTTCGTGCTCGGGTACCGGCCGGAGGAGTTCGCGCTGTACGGCGTGACGCAGCGGGAGCGGGTCGCGCGGTTCGAGGAGGGGCTGGAGATCCTGACCCGGCTGTGGACGTCGGACGAGGTCACGTACGAGGGGAAGTTCAACACGATCCAGGAGGCGTACCTGTCGCCGCGACCCGTCCAGTCGCCGCGACCGCGGTTGTGGAACGGGGGACGCGTGTCCGCCGTACTGGAACGCACTGCGCGGATGTGCGACGGCTGGACGACGTCCTTCAACGAGCTCGACGCGGACCTGCCGGCGAAGATCTCGGAGTACCTGTCGTACCCCCGCGGCGCCGGAACGCTCGGGCAGGAGGTCATCCTGTGCCGGGAGGGGTACTGCGCCGACACGTCGCAGGACGCCCGCAAGGCGCTGGAGGAGCCGCTACGCGACCTGTACGACGCCTACACCGGCTGGAAGCGCACGTCGACGGACGCGGCCCGCTACACCCAAGGCTGGGACGCCATAGCCGACCGCAGCGTCATCGGCTCCCGCGCCGAATGCGCCGACCGCCTGTCCCACTACGAGCAAATGGGCGCCGACGGCATCATCCTCCGCATCCAACCCCCCGGCATGCCCCAAGCCGACGCCCTCCGCGCCATCGAATCCTTCGGAGAGATCCTGTAA
- a CDS encoding mandelate racemase/muconate lactonizing enzyme family protein has protein sequence MSLAAEPAGLPDGGSAPISAIKTRVVSAAYRRPFQISSGVSNELISLVVEVHTADGAVGIGETSPMTAYTGETLAGVQTAIEEHLAPALIGRDPLDRAGAHVVMDGVLRGQQVAKAGLDIALFDLAGRLSGWPVHALLGGSVRDRVQTTWVVGLGTLDEMAAEAAEYAGRGFRHLKVKGGHDPAKDLELIRAVRAAIPADAELCLDANEGYDATTAIPYLQKMSAAGLTLLEQPLPRWDLAGLVRLRDRLDVRVMVDESMHSLHDALEIARRGAADVLNIKILKVGGLHRALQIAAVAEAAGLAVKVGSMPELGVATLAAVHLAAAVPGATVAADLVGPLMVDEDPLAPTVFADCDGWIDVPKRPGLGHDV, from the coding sequence ATGAGTCTTGCAGCAGAGCCGGCCGGGTTGCCGGACGGGGGATCAGCGCCGATCAGCGCGATCAAGACCCGGGTGGTGAGTGCGGCGTACCGCCGGCCGTTCCAGATCAGCAGTGGGGTCAGCAACGAGCTGATCAGCCTGGTCGTCGAGGTGCACACCGCCGACGGCGCCGTCGGGATCGGCGAGACGTCACCGATGACGGCGTACACCGGTGAGACGCTGGCCGGTGTCCAGACCGCGATCGAGGAGCACCTCGCCCCGGCGCTGATCGGCCGCGACCCGCTCGACCGTGCGGGCGCCCACGTCGTGATGGACGGCGTACTGCGCGGCCAGCAGGTCGCGAAGGCCGGTCTCGACATCGCGCTGTTCGACCTGGCCGGGCGGCTGAGCGGCTGGCCGGTGCACGCCTTGCTCGGCGGCAGTGTCCGCGACCGCGTGCAGACCACGTGGGTCGTCGGTCTCGGCACGCTCGACGAGATGGCCGCCGAGGCCGCGGAGTACGCCGGCCGCGGGTTCCGGCACCTGAAGGTGAAGGGCGGCCACGACCCCGCCAAGGACCTCGAACTGATCCGCGCCGTCCGCGCCGCGATCCCCGCCGACGCCGAGCTGTGCCTCGACGCCAACGAGGGGTACGACGCGACGACCGCGATCCCGTACCTGCAGAAGATGAGCGCCGCCGGGCTCACGCTGCTCGAGCAGCCGCTCCCGCGCTGGGACCTCGCCGGCCTGGTGCGGCTGCGGGACCGCCTCGACGTCCGGGTGATGGTCGACGAGAGCATGCACTCGCTGCACGACGCCCTGGAGATCGCGCGCCGCGGCGCCGCCGACGTCCTGAACATCAAGATCCTCAAGGTCGGCGGGCTGCACCGCGCACTGCAGATCGCCGCGGTGGCCGAGGCCGCCGGGCTCGCGGTGAAGGTAGGCTCGATGCCGGAGTTGGGCGTGGCCACGCTGGCCGCCGTCCACCTGGCCGCGGCCGTCCCCGGAGCGACCGTCGCGGCGGACCTGGTGGGGCCGCTGATGGTCGACGAGGACCCGCTCGCCCCGACGGTGTTCGCCGACTGCGACGGCTGGATCGACGTACCCAAGCGGCCCGGTCTCGGGCACGATGTCTAG
- a CDS encoding dihydrodipicolinate synthase family protein: MHPLVERLRGTLLPAVVTPMDSDGVVAYDALSAYAVTLTKHAIGGVAVWAHTGRGLYLSPGDRAKVLETWRAATDVPIVAGVGVPKSSAAQTLEEAADATVEMARAAAAGGADAVMVYPLAALGQLSAIADGHAQAVALHERVAAESGLPLVGFYLHGEAGGYPYSPALIRDLLSLDAMLGVKTATLDRAIGCQDAIWAGRGTGKLLITGEDRMYGPSFMWGADTALVGIASAQVELSAAVLRAWTAGDHAAFLTASERLDRFAAATFYAPIEGYVQRMLWAAEWEGLVPATAAHDPYGPELPPSERELVIRCLEELHPGVSDGSAP; the protein is encoded by the coding sequence ATGCACCCGCTCGTAGAACGGCTCCGCGGCACATTGCTTCCCGCGGTCGTCACCCCGATGGATTCGGACGGCGTCGTCGCGTACGACGCCTTGTCCGCGTACGCCGTGACGCTGACCAAGCACGCGATCGGCGGAGTCGCCGTGTGGGCGCACACGGGACGCGGACTGTACCTGTCGCCGGGCGACCGCGCGAAGGTGCTCGAGACATGGCGTGCGGCGACCGACGTACCGATCGTGGCCGGTGTCGGCGTACCGAAGTCGTCGGCGGCGCAGACGCTGGAAGAGGCGGCGGACGCGACGGTCGAGATGGCACGCGCCGCGGCGGCCGGTGGGGCCGACGCAGTCATGGTCTACCCGCTAGCAGCGCTAGGACAACTATCGGCGATAGCGGACGGCCACGCGCAGGCGGTCGCGCTGCACGAACGGGTGGCGGCCGAGAGCGGGCTGCCGCTGGTCGGGTTCTACCTGCACGGCGAGGCCGGCGGATACCCGTACTCCCCCGCGTTGATCCGCGACCTGCTGAGCCTCGACGCGATGCTCGGCGTGAAGACCGCGACGCTCGACCGGGCGATCGGGTGCCAGGACGCGATCTGGGCCGGGCGCGGCACCGGGAAGCTGCTGATCACCGGCGAGGACCGGATGTACGGGCCGTCGTTCATGTGGGGCGCGGACACGGCGCTCGTCGGGATCGCCTCGGCACAGGTCGAATTGTCGGCCGCCGTACTGCGGGCCTGGACGGCCGGCGATCACGCGGCGTTCCTCACGGCGTCGGAGCGGCTGGACCGGTTCGCGGCGGCGACGTTCTACGCACCGATCGAGGGTTACGTGCAACGGATGCTGTGGGCAGCCGAGTGGGAGGGCCTGGTGCCGGCCACTGCGGCGCACGATCCCTACGGACCGGAGCTTCCGCCGAGCGAACGCGAACTGGTCATCCGCTGCCTCGAGGAGCTGCACCCGGGGGTGTCTGATGGTTCCGCGCCGTAG
- a CDS encoding alpha/beta hydrolase: MSATRSEFTLLPDIRYAAPDGVALYLDVLGPAPLPTGPTPTVVRIDGCPGWGPGDRSSALLPFANPALARAGFLTVAISVRHSGQAVFPAQLDDVRAALRWLRLNPMGLPIDTGRIGIWGHSAGGHLAALGGLASHGSSCSQPRRTVSADVQAVVTISGPSDLLRPGGEMRGDRPSPVTALVGGEVTTHREQLRAASPVAHVSADAPPFLIIHGTADETVPYEQAERLHRALLGVGARSRLLPIAGGRHSLGNDWYDVADEARRFFQKSLR, from the coding sequence ATGTCTGCCACGCGATCAGAGTTCACCCTGCTACCGGACATCCGCTACGCCGCCCCGGACGGCGTCGCCCTGTACCTCGACGTACTCGGTCCAGCACCCCTCCCCACGGGCCCGACGCCGACCGTCGTACGAATCGACGGATGCCCAGGATGGGGCCCCGGCGATCGCTCGTCCGCGCTGCTGCCGTTCGCGAATCCAGCCCTCGCTCGAGCAGGCTTCCTCACGGTCGCCATCTCCGTTCGCCACAGTGGCCAGGCGGTGTTTCCCGCTCAGCTGGACGACGTACGGGCCGCCCTCCGGTGGCTACGCCTCAACCCGATGGGCCTCCCGATCGATACTGGCCGCATCGGCATCTGGGGCCATTCGGCCGGCGGCCACCTCGCGGCTCTCGGCGGCCTCGCCTCCCACGGCTCGTCCTGCTCACAACCTCGCCGTACCGTGAGTGCCGACGTCCAAGCAGTTGTGACGATCAGTGGACCCAGCGACCTCCTCCGACCCGGTGGCGAGATGCGCGGCGATCGCCCGTCGCCGGTCACCGCACTCGTCGGCGGCGAGGTGACCACCCACCGCGAACAGTTGCGTGCGGCAAGCCCGGTCGCCCACGTCAGCGCCGACGCACCACCCTTCCTGATCATCCATGGCACTGCCGACGAGACGGTTCCGTACGAGCAGGCCGAACGGCTCCATCGCGCACTGCTCGGAGTCGGCGCGCGGTCGCGGCTGCTGCCGATCGCCGGTGGGCGACACAGCCTTGGCAACGACTGGTACGACGTGGCGGACGAGGCCAGGCGCTTCTTCCAGAAGTCTCTCCGCTGA
- a CDS encoding zinc-dependent alcohol dehydrogenase family protein, whose protein sequence is MRAVVVSEYGVLPEVREVAEPAVADGSVVLRVEATGLCRSDWHGWMGHDADIVLPHVPGHELAGTIAAVGAGVSGWHVGDRVTTPFICACGECEQCREGNQQVCPNQLQPGFNYWGSFAEYVAVPYAAVNLVRLPDDMDFATAAGLGCRFATSFRAVHQVGQVNAGERVAIFGCGGVGLSAVMIASALGAEVVAIDTNPEALTLAREYGAAHTIQAPAAPMAQAPGAPTAPPSVVDPAGGPYVASVVEQLRDLGGAHVTIDALGSSDIVQQSLQSLRPRGRHVQIGLLPAGVQLDVGRLISQELTWLGSHGMPAHAYPEMLTLVATGNLNPTRLVTRTITLDETPAALAALSEGTPPGVTIITP, encoded by the coding sequence ATGCGAGCGGTTGTGGTTTCGGAGTACGGCGTACTGCCTGAGGTTCGTGAGGTTGCGGAGCCGGCTGTTGCTGATGGTTCGGTGGTTCTGAGGGTCGAGGCGACCGGGCTTTGTCGTAGTGACTGGCATGGGTGGATGGGGCATGACGCCGACATCGTGCTGCCGCATGTGCCGGGGCACGAGCTCGCGGGGACGATCGCGGCGGTCGGTGCCGGTGTGTCCGGGTGGCACGTCGGCGATCGCGTGACGACGCCGTTCATCTGCGCGTGTGGTGAGTGCGAGCAGTGCCGGGAGGGCAATCAGCAGGTCTGTCCGAACCAGTTGCAGCCCGGGTTCAACTACTGGGGCTCGTTCGCCGAGTACGTCGCCGTACCGTACGCCGCCGTGAACCTGGTCCGCCTCCCCGACGACATGGACTTCGCCACCGCCGCGGGCCTCGGCTGCCGCTTCGCCACGTCCTTCCGCGCCGTCCACCAGGTCGGCCAGGTGAACGCCGGCGAACGCGTGGCGATCTTCGGCTGCGGCGGTGTAGGCCTGTCCGCCGTCATGATCGCCTCCGCCCTCGGCGCCGAGGTCGTCGCCATCGACACCAACCCCGAAGCGCTGACCCTCGCCCGCGAGTACGGCGCCGCCCACACGATCCAGGCTCCCGCCGCACCCATGGCCCAGGCTCCGGGCGCACCCACGGCCCCGCCCTCCGTCGTAGACCCAGCCGGCGGACCCTACGTCGCCTCGGTTGTCGAGCAGCTCCGCGATCTTGGCGGCGCCCACGTGACCATCGACGCGCTCGGCTCCAGCGACATCGTGCAGCAGTCCCTGCAATCCCTCCGCCCCCGAGGCCGCCACGTCCAGATCGGCCTCCTGCCCGCGGGCGTCCAACTGGACGTAGGCCGCCTCATCAGCCAGGAACTCACCTGGCTAGGCAGCCACGGCATGCCCGCCCACGCCTACCCCGAAATGCTCACCCTAGTTGCCACCGGCAACCTCAACCCCACCCGACTCGTCACCCGCACCATCACCCTCGACGAAACCCCAGCAGCTCTCGCCGCCCTCTCCGAAGGCACCCCACCCGGCGTCACGATCATCACTCCGTAG
- a CDS encoding VOC family protein → MATTWTVGADAAEPLRLAEFWAAALGYILEPGYDNDANGASIVDPDDVGPAISFLRVPEPKTAKNRLHLDIRVAGPARDAAAAERMRTKAAELVTLGAVQVREDFYGPELGHIVMLDPEGNEFCVG, encoded by the coding sequence ATGGCGACGACATGGACGGTCGGTGCAGATGCGGCCGAGCCGCTGCGGCTGGCCGAGTTCTGGGCCGCGGCGCTCGGCTACATCCTCGAACCCGGGTACGACAACGACGCGAACGGCGCCTCGATCGTGGACCCTGACGACGTCGGGCCGGCGATCAGCTTCCTGCGCGTACCGGAGCCGAAGACGGCGAAGAACCGCCTGCACCTCGACATCCGTGTCGCGGGTCCCGCGAGAGACGCGGCGGCCGCCGAACGCATGCGCACGAAGGCGGCCGAGCTGGTGACGCTCGGCGCGGTCCAGGTGCGCGAGGACTTCTACGGCCCCGAACTCGGCCACATCGTCATGCTCGATCCCGAAGGCAACGAGTTCTGTGTGGGCTGA
- a CDS encoding ubiquitin-like small modifier protein 1: MSVSVRVPTILRPYTQGVSEVSAEGSTLTEVLDSLDASYPGIKGRVLDESGELRRFVNVYVDDDDVRFAEGLQTVVKDGGQVSIIPAVAGG; encoded by the coding sequence GTGAGTGTGAGCGTTCGCGTCCCGACCATCCTGCGGCCCTACACCCAGGGCGTCTCCGAGGTGTCCGCGGAGGGCAGCACCCTGACCGAGGTGCTCGACTCGCTCGACGCGTCGTACCCCGGGATCAAGGGCCGCGTGCTGGACGAGTCCGGCGAGCTGCGCCGGTTCGTGAACGTGTACGTCGACGACGACGACGTACGGTTCGCCGAGGGTCTCCAGACCGTCGTCAAGGACGGCGGCCAGGTCTCGATCATCCCCGCGGTCGCCGGCGGCTGA
- the thrC gene encoding threonine synthase encodes MSLTAAGTHTLREGAFGNGTHLSCRACGAKSPLGPFYACMECFGPLEVGYEYPTITREQIEAGPKNIWRYQPLLPVPVDVASFPNTEPGYTRLVDAQNLARELGLRKLWVKDDSGNPTHSFKDRVVASALSATRELGMKVFACPSTGNLANAVAAAAARAGIRSVVFIPKDLERPKIITTAVYGGTLVAVDGNYDDVNKLASEIAGEEEGWAFVNVNVRPYYSEGSKTLAFEIAEQLGWRLPQQIVIPVASGSQLTKIDKGFTELGKLGLVDATDYKVYGAQATGCSPVAQAFRDGHDVVKPVRPDTIAKSLAIGNPADGPYVLDVARRTGGAIEDVSDDEVVEGIQLLARTEGIFAETAGGVTVATLKKLIATGQLDPEAETVIINSGDGLKTLDAVADRVGPKVTIPASYDAFVKAGLQ; translated from the coding sequence ATGAGCCTGACCGCCGCCGGCACCCACACCCTTCGTGAAGGGGCCTTTGGCAACGGTACGCACCTCAGCTGTCGCGCCTGTGGCGCCAAGTCGCCGCTGGGCCCGTTCTACGCCTGTATGGAGTGCTTCGGTCCGCTCGAGGTCGGGTACGAGTACCCGACGATCACCCGCGAGCAGATCGAGGCCGGACCGAAGAACATCTGGCGGTACCAGCCGCTGCTGCCCGTCCCGGTGGACGTGGCGAGCTTCCCGAACACCGAGCCCGGCTACACCCGGCTCGTCGACGCGCAGAACCTGGCCCGCGAGCTCGGCCTGCGCAAGCTGTGGGTGAAGGACGACTCCGGCAACCCGACCCACTCCTTCAAGGACCGGGTGGTGGCCTCCGCACTGAGTGCGACGCGCGAGCTGGGCATGAAGGTCTTCGCCTGCCCCTCCACCGGCAACCTGGCCAACGCGGTCGCCGCGGCCGCGGCCCGGGCCGGCATCCGCTCGGTCGTCTTCATCCCGAAGGACCTCGAGCGCCCCAAGATCATCACCACCGCCGTGTACGGCGGGACGCTGGTCGCCGTCGACGGCAACTACGACGACGTGAACAAGCTGGCCTCCGAGATCGCCGGTGAGGAGGAAGGCTGGGCGTTCGTGAACGTGAACGTCCGCCCGTACTACTCCGAAGGCTCCAAGACGCTCGCCTTCGAGATCGCCGAGCAGCTCGGCTGGCGGCTGCCGCAGCAGATCGTGATCCCGGTCGCGTCCGGCTCGCAGCTGACCAAGATCGACAAGGGCTTCACCGAGCTCGGCAAGCTCGGCCTGGTGGACGCCACCGACTACAAGGTGTACGGCGCGCAGGCGACCGGCTGCTCGCCCGTGGCGCAGGCGTTCCGCGACGGCCACGACGTGGTCAAGCCGGTCCGCCCGGACACGATCGCGAAGTCGCTGGCGATCGGGAACCCGGCCGACGGGCCGTACGTGCTGGACGTGGCCCGCCGTACCGGCGGTGCGATCGAGGACGTCAGCGACGACGAGGTCGTCGAGGGCATCCAGTTGCTGGCCCGGACCGAGGGCATCTTCGCCGAGACCGCGGGCGGGGTGACGGTCGCGACGCTGAAGAAGCTGATCGCCACCGGGCAGCTCGACCCCGAGGCCGAGACGGTGATCATCAACTCCGGCGACGGGCTGAAGACGCTCGACGCCGTGGCCGACCGGGTCGGCCCCAAGGTGACCATCCCCGCGTCGTACGACGCCTTCGTGAAGGCAGGACTGCAGTGA